A window of the Caldalkalibacillus salinus genome harbors these coding sequences:
- a CDS encoding S1C family serine protease, with translation MSRDKQSKWSMVFTSLTAGVIGSMLTFGVVTQGGYLSEGENSSAQSVQEESAGTEQEASTSQVDVEQVSASSESQADMIEQTSQAIVGVTHVAQQQHPFNRRGEEAQNGTGSGVIYEVTDDAAYIVTNNHVVEGANEIEVSLYNGEVVTADVVGSDPLTDIAVLKIEGNYSVEPLAFGDSESLRTGEKVLAIGNPLGLNLSRTVTQGIVSAVDRTISVPTSAGEWELEVIQTDAAINPGNSGGALINAAGELVGINSLKIANNGVEGLGFAIPSDDVAKIVKELTNKGYVERPYLGVGLASLSDIPSYYLQDVPSDVTEGAIVVSVDPSSAAAEAGLQPEDILVSIDDHAIQNDNSLRKYLYTGLSVGDTVTLEFYREGELQTVNVTLDSNEQTQQ, from the coding sequence ATGAGTCGAGACAAACAATCCAAATGGAGCATGGTGTTCACGTCCTTAACGGCCGGTGTGATCGGTTCTATGTTAACCTTTGGTGTCGTTACACAAGGGGGCTACCTTAGTGAGGGAGAAAATTCAAGTGCTCAAAGTGTTCAAGAGGAGAGTGCTGGTACAGAGCAAGAAGCGTCGACAAGCCAGGTGGATGTCGAGCAAGTGTCCGCTTCATCTGAATCTCAAGCAGACATGATTGAGCAAACGTCACAAGCGATTGTGGGTGTCACTCACGTTGCTCAGCAACAACATCCGTTTAACCGTAGGGGAGAAGAAGCACAAAACGGAACAGGGTCGGGCGTCATTTACGAAGTCACAGATGATGCTGCTTATATTGTCACAAACAATCATGTTGTGGAAGGTGCGAACGAGATTGAAGTGTCTTTATATAATGGAGAAGTGGTCACTGCGGATGTCGTCGGAAGTGATCCGCTCACCGATATCGCCGTATTAAAAATTGAAGGAAACTATTCTGTAGAGCCGTTGGCGTTTGGTGACTCTGAATCATTACGTACAGGTGAAAAAGTGCTGGCCATCGGAAATCCACTAGGTTTAAATCTATCCCGAACGGTTACACAAGGTATCGTCAGTGCAGTAGATCGTACAATATCAGTGCCGACCTCGGCCGGGGAATGGGAGCTAGAGGTCATTCAGACGGACGCAGCCATTAATCCTGGAAATAGTGGTGGTGCATTGATTAATGCAGCGGGTGAGCTCGTTGGTATTAATAGCTTAAAAATAGCGAACAATGGCGTGGAAGGGCTTGGCTTTGCCATACCAAGTGATGATGTCGCCAAGATTGTTAAAGAACTGACGAATAAAGGATACGTCGAGCGACCTTATTTAGGGGTAGGCTTAGCGAGTTTGTCTGATATTCCATCCTATTACCTACAGGATGTTCCCTCTGATGTGACTGAAGGTGCCATCGTTGTGTCGGTTGACCCATCGTCAGCGGCAGCCGAAGCGGGGCTTCAACCTGAAGATATTCTCGTGTCCATCGATGATCATGCTATTCAGAACGACAATAGCCTGCGGAAATATTTATATACAGGGTTGTCTGTGGGCGATACTGTTACGCTTGAATTTTATCGTGAAGGTGAGTTACAGACGGTCAATGTCACCTTGGATAGTAATGAACAAACACAACAATA
- a CDS encoding ATP-binding protein, with translation MSIQPNKRKIPLQRYWTTRYVVTLVVGLVVIAIISAIWIRHQTLEHRLNIMEFMAEETVHRMVNIEEHRVPPEAELHRVLRESGRYMDMDSQPFMYIVNTKGNVLFSNLPRSPLEQQIHPAIVNSEEDIQSMTIEESGEAIYIVKKPIVAEDFLIGWVVLIETKANLTKVNQEYRQLSIMIIGLALLGWAAIYFLSKKLAKPITGVAQAAQQVKEGDYDIDLPEDVQEKEVYDLIHSFKDMSQKLKQLESLRTELLAGVTHELKTPVTSISGLLQALNDGVVEEEEAKEFLEISLKETAKMKKMVEDLLAFNTFAANAIPVTTEPHAIDKVLQDFIRQWEVVHEEEAIQISLSLLNEPIQVRVDLIRLQQMMTNLLTNATHAMDGEGTIDITLGKTQHNVTIDVSDNGIGIPEEDQPFIFERFYRGDNKKFEIGGLGLGLPFSKMVAQSLGGDLTLKDSTSSGTTFRITLPIAEYEDD, from the coding sequence GTGTCTATACAACCTAACAAGAGGAAAATACCACTCCAGCGTTATTGGACGACACGGTATGTTGTCACGCTGGTGGTGGGGCTTGTGGTCATTGCGATCATTTCTGCTATATGGATTCGTCATCAGACGTTAGAACATCGATTAAATATCATGGAGTTTATGGCTGAAGAAACCGTCCACCGCATGGTGAATATAGAGGAACATAGGGTGCCGCCTGAAGCTGAATTACATCGTGTGCTTCGAGAGAGTGGGCGGTATATGGACATGGACAGTCAGCCGTTTATGTATATTGTCAATACAAAAGGAAATGTCCTGTTCAGCAACTTACCACGTAGTCCGTTGGAGCAACAGATACACCCTGCGATCGTGAATAGTGAAGAGGATATCCAAAGTATGACGATTGAAGAGAGTGGAGAGGCGATTTACATTGTCAAAAAGCCGATAGTAGCCGAGGATTTTCTCATCGGTTGGGTCGTACTGATTGAAACAAAAGCGAACTTAACCAAAGTGAATCAAGAGTATCGGCAGTTATCGATTATGATTATCGGACTGGCCTTGCTAGGGTGGGCTGCTATCTATTTTCTATCTAAGAAATTAGCGAAACCGATTACAGGTGTCGCCCAGGCTGCACAACAGGTCAAAGAAGGTGACTATGATATCGATCTTCCGGAAGACGTGCAAGAGAAGGAAGTCTATGACTTAATCCACTCCTTTAAAGATATGTCTCAAAAACTTAAGCAGTTAGAATCCCTCCGAACAGAACTGTTAGCAGGGGTGACCCATGAATTGAAAACACCCGTTACTTCTATCAGTGGTTTGCTTCAAGCGTTAAATGACGGTGTCGTGGAGGAAGAGGAAGCGAAGGAGTTTCTAGAGATTTCGTTGAAAGAAACGGCGAAAATGAAAAAGATGGTGGAGGATTTATTAGCGTTTAATACTTTCGCTGCCAATGCCATCCCTGTTACAACGGAGCCTCACGCTATTGATAAAGTTCTCCAAGACTTTATCCGTCAATGGGAGGTTGTTCACGAAGAAGAGGCTATTCAAATATCACTGAGCTTATTAAATGAACCTATACAGGTGCGTGTTGATCTCATCCGCTTGCAACAAATGATGACCAATCTTTTGACTAACGCCACTCACGCAATGGACGGTGAAGGCACCATAGATATCACATTGGGTAAGACACAACATAACGTTACAATCGATGTCAGTGATAACGGAATCGGTATCCCAGAGGAGGACCAGCCCTTTATTTTTGAGCGTTTTTACCGCGGAGACAATAAAAAGTTTGAAATTGGTGGATTGGGACTCGGTTTACCTTTTAGTAAAATGGTGGCCCAATCGCTTGGGGGAGATCTGACACTCAAAGATAGTACCTCATCAGGAACCACGTTTCGCATCACCTTACCCATCGCTGAATACGAGGATGACTAG
- a CDS encoding response regulator transcription factor, producing the protein MKPILIVEDDMAISQVLKAYLKKAKFKPIQVFDGQEALDRFKEVKPVLVLLDVMLPKKDGWHVLKELREISTCPVIMLTALGDVNDRLEGLNSGADDYISKPFDGDEVVARVKAVLRRSEKDEHPVKSYGQLEIDHQAHRVKLHDEDIVLRPRDLSLFLFLAEHPNQTFSREQLIEHVWGWEYEGSDRAVDLSIKRIRKALQDWSESEGEIRTLRGLGYQFSVYTT; encoded by the coding sequence ATGAAACCGATATTGATTGTCGAAGATGATATGGCCATTAGTCAAGTCTTAAAGGCTTATCTCAAGAAGGCCAAATTCAAACCGATACAAGTATTTGATGGACAAGAAGCCCTAGACAGGTTTAAGGAAGTCAAACCGGTGCTCGTGCTCCTAGATGTCATGCTTCCCAAAAAAGACGGATGGCATGTATTAAAGGAATTGAGAGAAATCAGTACCTGTCCCGTTATCATGCTCACCGCTTTAGGTGATGTGAATGATAGATTAGAGGGGTTAAACAGTGGGGCGGATGATTATATTTCCAAACCTTTTGATGGCGATGAGGTCGTGGCTCGCGTTAAAGCAGTCTTACGACGTTCAGAAAAAGATGAGCATCCCGTCAAAAGCTACGGACAACTAGAAATTGATCATCAGGCCCACCGTGTGAAGTTACATGACGAGGACATTGTCTTAAGACCACGGGATTTGTCCCTGTTCCTTTTTTTAGCCGAGCATCCGAATCAGACGTTCAGCAGAGAACAGCTCATTGAACACGTTTGGGGCTGGGAGTACGAGGGCAGTGATAGAGCCGTTGATTTATCTATTAAGCGTATAAGAAAAGCCTTACAGGATTGGTCCGAGTCAGAGGGAGAGATTAGAACACTACGAGGATTGGGGTATCAGTTTAGTGTCTATACAACCTAA